The DNA sequence CTCGACCGGTTCCTCGATCACCTCGCCGACCTCGATCTCCGGATACTTCTGGTACGCGTAAGACAGCAGGATCTGGTGATCGGGCGATTCGAATTCCGGATCGTCGTCGTCGATCACGGTCCAGCGCCGAAAGGCTTCGTAGTCGCCGGTGGCCCGGTCGATCTTCACCCGCACATCCATCTTGCCGCCGTGGCGCTTGCGCGTAGCCATCGCCAGCGCCGATTCCAGCGCCTCGAAGATAACGCTCTTGTCCACGCCCTTCTCGTTCGAGACGGCGTCGACGACCAGCAGGATCTCCTTGTTCATGCTCTTGCTCTCCACAACATCGGCGGCTGCCCGCGATGATTGATCAACGACTTGGCTCGATCGGCGGCAGCAGGCGGGCCCGGGCGATCGCGCCGAGCGGCAGCGCATACGCGACGCCGTCCACCTCCACCTCGATCCCGCTGTCGGACGCCGACAGCAGCCGACCGCGATAGTTGCGCCGGCCATGTTCCGGCCAGGCCAGCCGCACTTTCACATCGCTCCCGAGGTACTGGCGATACTGCCCGGGCGTGAACAGCGGGCGTTCGATACCGGGGCTCGACACCTCCAACGTGTAGTCACCGCGGATCGGCTCCTCGACATCCAGAACCGCAGCCACCTGCTCGCTGACCGTGCCGCAATCGTCCACCGTGATCCCGTCAGGGTGGTCGATGTACAGGCGCAACAGCACCGGGGTCGAACCCGACTGGTATTCCACACCCCAGAGTTCGAATCCCAGCGCCTGCACCGAGGGAGCAAGCGTGTCCCAGAGTTCCTGTGCCTTGTCCAACGAAATTCACCTGCTTCGCGAAGCTGCGGACAGCCCCGTCCGGAAACAAAAAAGGGGCGTCCTCCGCCCCGATACGGCCAACGGTCGCATCCGCGTCCGCCAGACCCGTGCTCATCATCCGATCCCGGCCGATCCACCGAGACGCAATCCAACAATAAAGGCCCCAACAGGGGCCTTCGGGCGTCCTCGCGAGCGAACCGCTGAAGACCCAGTCGACGCCTGACTGCCGCCTCGGCACCAGCCCCGGGCCGGGACCGCCTTTCGGGCCATCCTGCTGCCAAGGGTCCGCGCAACCGACCAGGGTCGTTCCACGAGGGACGCATATGCTACCGCAGCCAGCGGTCGCCCGTAAAGCGCGAGCCTGCCGGAATCGCCGGACGGGCCACCCCGGACCCACGTCAACGGGCGCTCCCACACCTGCCTTGGCCGCATAAAAAAACCCGCGCCGGAGCAGGACGCGGGTTCGATGACATTCAACTTGGTAGCGGGGGCAGGATTTGAACCTGCGACCTTCGGGTTATGAGCCCGACGAGCTGCCAGACTGCTCCACCCCGCATCCGAGAAACGGGACTATACCAAAGCCCGTCCTACCCCGCAAGCGCCGAATACCCCTTCGGCCACGACGCCGCACGCCTGGCCGCGGAGGCATCGAGCAGCACCCGATGCCACAGCCTGCCGTGATGCCGCGACGCATAGCGGGCACATGGCCTACAGCAGGCTGCCGGCGACAGCGTAATGCGTAAGCCCCAACAGCAGGCCGGGGAACACGCCGAGCAGCAGCACCGCCAGGCCGTTCACGCTGATCGCGGTCGCGAACACGCCGCCGCGGTTCACCGGCGCGCGCTCCTCCACCGGATCGTCGAAGAACATCAGCTTCACCACGCGCAGGTAGTAGAACGCGCCGATGATCGAGAAGATCACCGCGTAGACGCCGAGCCAGACATAGCCGGCGCCGATCGCCGCCTGAATCACCGCAAGCTTGGCGAAGAAGCCGACGGTCGGCGGCACCCCGGCCATCGAGAACAGCAGCAGCAGCATCATGAACGCGAACCAGGGGTTGCGCTTCGCCAGGCCCTTGAAATCGTCGAGCCGGTCGGCCTCGTAGCCGCGCCCGGAGAGCAGGATGATCATCCCGAAGCCGCCGGCCGCGGTGAGCGCATAGACGATGATGTAGAACATCGCCGAGGCATAACCACTCTCGGTGCCGGCGAGGATGCCCATGAACAGGAAGCCGACATGCGCGATCGTCGAGTAGGCGAACATCCGCTTCAGGCTGGTCTGGGCGATCGCGATCACGTTGCCGACCGCGAGTGACAACACCGCGAGCACGATCAGCATGTCGCCCCAGTCGCCGTGCAGCGGTCCGAGTCCCTCGACCAGCAGGCGCATCAGCAGCGCGAAGCCGGCGATCTTCGGCGCGGTCGCGATGAACAGCGTGACCGCGGTCGGCGCGCCGTCGTAGACATCCGGCACCCACATGTGGAACGGCACCGCGCCGAGCTTGAACGCGACGGCCACGACCACGAACACCAGGCCGAACACCAGCGGCACGTTCATTCCCGCATCGGCGGTATGCAGCGCGGCCGCGACCGCGGCGATGTCGAGGCTGCCGGTCATGCCGTAGATCATCGACAGCCCGTACAGCAGCAGCCCGGACGCCAATGCCCCGAGCACGAAGTACTTCATCGCGGCCTCGGACGCGCGGGACGAATCGCGCCAGAACGCGACCAGTGCATACGACGCGAGCGCGAGCAGTTCGAGGCCGAGGTAGAGCGTCAGGAAGTTGTGCGCCGAGATCATCACCATCATGCCCAGCACCGCGAACAGCCCGAGCACGTAGAACTCGCCCTTGTAGATGTCGCGCTCGATCAGGTAGGGACGCGCGTACAGGAACACGAAGAAGGTGACGACGTACATCGCGAGCTTCAGCACGTCGCTCATCGGATCGGCGACGAAGGTGCCGTTGAAGGTCAGCTGGGTCTCGGGACCGGCCAGCCAGAACGTCAGCACCGCTGCGCCGACCAGCGTCGCCTGCACCAGGCCGTAGGTGATGTCACGCCGGGAGTCCGGCAGGAAGGCGTCCAGCACCAGGATCAGGCAGGCCATGCCGACCACGAACATCTCGGGCACGGCGGGCAGGAAGGCAGGAATCTCGAAATTCATCTCAGGTCCCGTGTCAGAGTGCCGGCAGCTTCGACTGCCCGATATGGATCACGAGCTGGTCGATGGTCGCATTCATCACGTCGAGCAGCGGCGCGGGCCAGATCCCGAGCAGCAGCACGAAGAACGCCAGCACGCCCATGACCAGGAATTCGCGCGGGGTCAGATCCTTGAGCTTCGCGACGTTGTCGTTCGCGATCTCGCCGAACACGACGCGCTTCACCAGCCAGAGCGTGTAGGCGGCCGCCAGGACCAGCGTGGTCGCGGCCAGGAACGCCAGCCAGAAGTCGGCGCGGAACGCCGCCAGGATCACCATGAACTCGCCGACGAATCCCGAGGTGCCCGGCAGCCCGGTATTGGCCATCGCGAACAGCACGAAGAAACTCGCGAACCAAGGCATGGTGTTCACGACGCCGCCGTAATCGCCGATGTTGCGACTGTGCAGGCGGTCGTAGAGCACGCCGACCGCGAGGAACATCGCGGCGGAGATGAAGCCGTGCGAAATCATCTGCACCATGCCGCCAGCGATCCCCAGCGACGCGCCGGTCCAGTCGCCGGTGTTGCGGAAGATCATGAACGCGATGAAGAAGCCCAGCGTCGCGAAGCCCATGTGCGCGATCGACGAGTACGCGATCAGCTTCTTCATGTCGCTCTGCACCAGCGCGACCAGTCCGATGTAGACGATCGCGATCAGCGACAGCGTGATGATCAGTACGTCCAACACCGCGGACGCGTCGGGCGTGATCGGCAGGCTGAAGCGCAGGAAGCCGTAGCCGCCGATCTTCAACATGATCGCCGCCAGGATCACCGAGCCCCCGGTCGGCGCCTCGACGTGGGCATCCGGCAGCCAGGTATGCACCGGGAACATCGGGATCTTCACCGCGAACGCGGCGAAGAACGCGAGGAAGATCAGGATCTGCGCCGTCATCGGCAGCGGCAGGTGGTGGAAATCGAGGATCGCGAAGCTGCCGCCGGCCTGGAAATACATGTAGATCAGCGCGATCAACATGAACACCGAACCGAGGAAGGTGTACAGGAAGAATTTGATCGTCGCGTAAACGCGCCTCGGCCCGCCCCAGATGCCGATCACCAGGAACATCGGGATCAGCATCGCCTCGAAGAACACGTAGAACAGCACCGCGTCCAGCGCCGAGAACATGCCGATCATCAGCCCCTGCATGATCAGGAACGCCGCGAGGTAATACGCGACACGGTCCTTCACCGACTCCCAGGCCGCGATCACGACCAGCACCGTGGTCAATGTGGTCAGCAGGATCAGCGGCATCGAGATGCCGTCGACGCCCAGGTGGTAGTGCACGTTGAACGCCGGGATCCAGGACGTGAACTCCTGGAACTGCATCTCCGCGGTGCCGCGCTCGAAGCCGAACCAGAGCAGCAGGCTCGCGGCGAAGGTCGCCAGCGCCACGGAGAAGCCGATGCGCAGCGCGACCGCGGGGGCGTCGCGGCCCGCGACCAGCGTCAGGAAGCCGCCCAGGATCGGCAGCCAGATCAGCAGACTCAGGATGGGCCAGTCAGCAATCATGGTCGTTCCTTGATGGAGCCGCGGCGCGCCTGGACATCGCGCCGGCGCCGTGAGAATTCGGGGCTGTGAACATGGCGGTCGTCATTCAGATCACGAACGCGAAGATCAGGACCAGCAGGCCGATGATCATCACGAACGCATAGTGGTAGAGGAAGCCGGTCTGCACCGCGCGAACACGCGCGGCGATCCAGCCGACCGAGCGTGCGGTACCGTTCACCAGCACCCCGTCGATCACCAGCGCGTCGCCGTAGCGCCAGAGCCAGTGACCCAGACGGCGGGCACCGCCGGCGAACACGCGGTCGTTGAAGCGATCGGCATAATACTTTTCTTCCAGGATTCGAACCGCCAGCCGCAGCCGATCGGCGATCACCCCGGGCAGATCCGGGCGTTTCAGGTAGAGGTACCAGGCCGTGATCAGACCGGCCATCGCGAGCCAGAACGCCGGCAGCATCAGGCCGTGCAGCACGAAGGCCAGCACGCCGGTGTAGCTTTCGCCCTTGATTCCGAGCACGTCGTGTTCTTCCAACACGAACAGGCTGTCGGCGAAGAAGTCGCCGAACAGCATCGGCCCGATGAAATACCCGGCGACCACCGACGGAATCGCCAGCAGGATCAGCGGCACGGTGACCACCCACGGCGACTCCTTCGGCTTCAGCGGGCCATGGTCGTGGTGATGGTCGTCGTGGTCGTCGCCGTGATCGGGCAGGTACCGATGCGCCTGGTCGTAGCGCTCCTTGCCGTGGAACACCAGGAAGAACATGCGGAAGGTGTACAGCGCGGTCACGAACACGCCGAGCAGTACCAGCCAGTAGGCGAAGGTCGCCCCGGGGATCTGCGAATACCCGACCGCCTCGATGATCGCGTCCTTGGAGAAGAAGCCGGAGAAGAACGGGAACCCGATCAATGCCAGCGAGCCGATCAGCGCGGTCACGTAGGTGATCGGCATGTGCCGGCGCAGCCCGCCCATCGCGCGCATGTCCTGCAGGTGGTGCATCGCGATGATCACCGAACCCGCGGCCAGGAACAGCAGCGCCTTGAAGAACGCGTGGGTCATCAGGTGGAACAGGCCGGCCGCGTAGGCCGACGCGCCAAGCGCGACGGTCATATAGCCGAGCTGCGACAGTGTGGAGTACGCGACTACGCGCTTGATGTCGTTCTGCACCAGCCCGATCAGGCCCATGAAGAACGCGGTGATCGCGCCGATCACCAGGATGAACGACAGCGCCGGCACCGAGAACTCGTACAGCGGCGACATGCGCGCCACCATGAAGATGCCGGCGGTGACCATCGTCGCGGCATGGATCAGCGCCGAGATCGGGGTCGGACCTTCCATCGAGTCCGGCAGCCAGACGTGCAGCGGCACCTGCGCCGACTTGCCCATCGCGCCGATGAACAGGAAGATCAGCGCGACGTCGAGCAGGCCGAAAGTCATCCCCGGCCACAGCGTGATCGTCGCGTCGCGCATGCCCTCGGCCTCGGCGAACACCTCGGTGTAGTTCAGGCTGCCGGCGTAGAACACCAGCGCCGCGATCCCGATCAGGAAGCCGAAGTCGCCGACCCGGTTCACGATGAACGCTTTCAGGTTCGCGTAGATCGCGGTCGGGCGCTTGTACCAGAAACCGATCAGCAGGTAGGACACCAGGCCCACCGCTTCCCAGCCGAAGAACAGCTGCAGGAAGTTGTTCGCCATCACCAGCATCAGCATCGAGAAGGTGAACAGCGAGATGTAGGCGAAGAAGCGCTGGTAGCCGGGGTCGTCGGCCATGTAGCCGATGGTGTAGATATGCACCATCAGCGACACGAAGGTGACGACCAGCATCATCATCGCGGTCAGGTTGTCGACCAGGAAGCCGACCTCGAAATGCAGGCCGTCGCTGACCATCCAGGTGTAGACGGTCTCGTTGTAGACCGGGGTGCCGCCGAACACGTGCGCGTAGAACACCACCGCCGACAGCAGGAACGAGATCGCGACGCCGAGAATCGTCACGCTGTGCGCGCCGACGCGGCCGATCTGCCGGCCGAACAAGCCGGCGACGATGGCGCCGAGCAGCGGCGCCAGTACGATGATCAGATAAACCGTATCCATGGCCGCCTACCCCTTCATTGCGTCCAGATCCTGGACGTTGATGGTGCGCCGATTGCGGAACAGCAGCACGAGGATCGCCAGGCCGATCGCCGCCTCGGCCGCCGCGACGGTCAGGATGAAGAACACGAAGACCTGGCCCGCGAGATCCTGCAGGAAGAACGCGAACGCGATGAAGTTGATGTTCACCGCGAGCAGCATCAGTTCGATGCACATCAGCAGAACGATCACGTTCTTGCGGTTCAGGAAGATGCCGGCCACGCTGATCGAAAACAGCAGCGCGGCGAGCACCAGGTAGTGCGACAACGTAATCATGTGTTGGCCCTGAGTTCCCAGTCGGGGTTCCGGTCGCCCGAATCCTGTATCCAGTACGGCGGCCGAATCGGCCGCCGGGCGTCACAACTGCTAGGCGCCCTCGTTATTCTTGCCCTGTTCGCTCCCGTCGTCCTTCGTGCCCGCAGCCTTGGGCTCGGAGCGCATCGAGACCAGGCGCACCCGGTCCGCACGGCGCACGCGGACCTGCTCTGCCGGATCGAGGTATTTCGTGTCCGGGCGCCGGCGCATCGTGAGCGCGATCGCCGCGATGATCGCAACCAGCAGGATCGCCGCCGCGATCTCGAACGGGTAGACGTACTCGGTATAAAGAATCCGGCCGAGTTCCAGCGTGTTCGCGTATTCCGGTCCGGCGCGCTCGGGCGGGTCCATGGTCACGAACCGGGTGATGACCAGCGTCAGCACGGTCGCCATCGCCGCGGCCACGACCAGGCCTGCCGGCAGGTACTCGGTGAAGCCCTCGCGCAACCGCGCGAGGTTGATGTCCAGCATCATCACCACGAACAGGAACAGCACCATCACCGCGCCGACGTAGACCAGCACCAGCACGATCGCCAGGAACTCGGCCTCGGCCAGCAGCCAGATCGCGGCCGCGGTGAAGAAGCACAGCACCAGAAACAGCGCGGCGTGCACCGGGTTGCGCACGCTGATCAGCGCCAGCGCGGAGCCGAGCAGGATCGCCCCGAACACGTAGAAGAGGAACAATTCAAAGGTCATCGTGGAATCCCTGGGTCACCGGTAGCTCGCGTCGGCGGCTCGCGCGGCCGCGATCTCCTTCTCGTAGCGATCCCCGATCGCCAGCAGCTTGTCCTTGGTCATGATCTGCTCGCCGCGATTCTCGAAATGGTATTCGAACAGGTGCGTCTCGACGATCGAGTCCACCGGGCAGGCTTCCTCGCAGAAGCCGCAGAAGATGCATTTGAACAGGTCGATGTCGTAGCGCGTCGTGCGCCGCGTGCCATCGGCGCGCGGTTCGGACTCGATGGTGATCGCCAGCGCCGGACACACGGCCTCGCAGAGCTTGCAGGCGATGCAGCGCTCCTCGCCGTTCGGATACCGGCGCAGTGCGTGCAGCCCGCGGAAGCGCGGCGACATCGGCGTCTTTTCCTCCGGGTACTGCACCGTGAACTTGCGCGCGAACAGGTAACGCCCGGTCAGGCGCAGGCCGAGCAGCAGCTCCCAGAGCAGGAAGCTCTTGAAAAAATGTCGGATCGCGTTCATCTCAGCATCCTCCGCCGCCTAGGCGAACCATGGACCCACCTGCAGGAACACCAGCACGCCCAGCACGAACAGCCAGACGATGGTGACCGGGATCAGGACCTTCCAGCCCAGACGCATGATCTGGTCGTAGCGGTAGCGCGGGAAGGTTGCCCGGAACCACAGGAACAGGAACAGGAAGAAGGCGGTCTTCAGCAGGAACCAGTGGATCCCGGAATCGAGGAACCAGCCGATCACCGGCCAGGCGAACACGCTGTCCGGAACGATGCCCTGCAGCGGCGACAGCCAGCCGCCGAAGAACAGCAGCGCGGTCAGCGCCGAGATCAGGATCATGTTCGCGTATTCGGCGAGGAAGAACACCGCGAACGCCATGCCCGAATACTCGACATGGAACCCGGCGACGATCTCGGATTCGCCCTCGGCGACGTCGAACGGCGCGCGGTTGGTTTCGGCGACGCCGGAGATGAAATACACCAGGAACAACGGCAACAGCGGCAGCAGGAACCAGTGATAGACGCTGCCCTCCTGGGCGCGCACGATCTCGCCGACGTTCAGGCTGCCCGCCGCCATGATCACGCCGACCAGCGCGAAACCCATCGCGATCTCGTAGGCGACGATCTGCGCCGCCGAGCGCATCGCGCCGAGCAGCGCGTACTTCGAGTTCGACGCCCAGCCGGCGATGATGATCCCGTAGACGCCCAGCGAGGTCAGCGCCAGCAGGTACAGCAGCCCGGCGTTGACGTCGGCGAGCACCATGCCGTCGTCGAACGGCACCACCGCCCAGGCGGCGAGCGCCGGGAACAGCGCCAGCATCGGCGCGATCAGGAACAGGAAGCGGTTGGCGTTGGTCGGAACGATCACTTCCTTGGTCAGCAGCTTCAGCGCATCCGCGATCGGCTGCAGCCAGCCGCGCGGACCGACCCGGTTCGGCCCGATCCGGACCTGGATGTACCCGATCACCTTGCGTTCGGCATAGGTCGTGTAGGCCACCGCCAGCATCAGCGGCACTACGATCAGCGTGATCTTGAACAGGATCTGCATCACCACCGGCAGGCCCTGAAAGAGTTCCATGATCCAGTCGAACATGCGTCGTCCCTTGTCAGGCCCGGGCCAAGGTGACCGGGGTTCCGGGCACATCGAGATCGGCGAGCGCGGGGTTGCCCGCCACGGTCACCGCGACCCCGACCGGGACCGTCTCGTCATGCACCAGCGTGAGTTCCGCGTCGCGACGTCCCTGGCGCAGGCGCACCCGGGCGCCGTCGGCGTGGGCGCCCGCCGATTGCGGATGGATGCGAACCGTCGCCGCGCGCCGGCCCTCGGGCGCATCCTGCAGCGGCCCGGCCCGGCGCACCAGCGGATCGCAGGAATGGAGCCCCTGCACCTGCATCCGCACCAGCCCGGAGGCGGAATCGGGCACTTCGGCCTGCGCCAGGCGCAGGTCGACCTGGTTGCTGAATGCCGCGTCGGGCAACTGCGCCTTCACCGCGTCGCGCACCGCGCGCGAATCGAGGTAGTCGATCCCGCTCACGTTCAGGAGATTGCCGAGTACGCGCCAGGCTTTCCAGCCCGGGCGGACATCGCCGGGTGCGGTCGCGACCGCCCGGAAACTCTGCCAGCGCCCCTCCGCGTTGACCAGGGTGCCCGAGGTCTCGAACGCGGTCGCGACCGGCAGCAGCACGTCGGCGACCTCCTCCAGTGCGGGGTTCGCGAACGCGTTCAGCGCGACCACCAGACGCGCGTCGCGCAGTGCGCGTCGCGCCGGCATCGGGTCCGCGAAATCGCAGTCCGGATCGATCCCGGCGAGTACGAATGCATCTCGGCCCTGAGCCAGCATGGTCCGGATGTCGGACCCGGCAGGCTCGGCGACCGCACCACCGACCGTGCGCGTGGGCACGCAGCCGGCGAGCCAGGCGCCGGCGGCGTTGCCACCGGCCGCGAGGTAGCCCAGGCGCGCACCGGTCTGCCGGGCGATCCACCCGGCGAGCGCCCGCAGCGTGGAGAAGGCCGGGCTGGCGATCGCATCGGCACCGAGCAACACCTGCGCCTGCTGCCCCTCGGACAGCGCGACCGCGATGCGCCGCTGCGCCTCGACCGTCGCCTCGTCCTCGGTGAAGGCCGCCGCGACGACATCGGAGAGGAGCTTCGGCAGCTTCTTGCCCTGATCCTTCAGGCGGGCCGCGACGCCGGCCAGCGCCAACACCTGGCTGCGCACATCACCCAATAACTGGGCATCGGTGGGATAGGTCAGGTCGACCCCGTGGGCATGCACCACACTGATGCGGGCCCCCTTCAGGCCGGCCTTGCGCAGCCGATGGGCCAGCATCGGCGCTTCCCGCCGCGGGTTGCAACCGACCAGCAGCACGGCGTCCGCGTGTTCCAGATCCTCGATGCTACTGCCGAGCCAGGGAAACAGCGGGGCGACGGCGTCGTCGCGGAAATCCAGCTGACCCAGCCGATGGTCGATGTCGCCGGCGCCAATGCCGCGCAATACGCTCTGCGCCAGGTAGAACTCCTCGAGGGTCAACGACGGAGACAGCAACGCCCCGATGCGCGCCGGGTCGGCCGCGCGCAGCCCGTCGGCGGCCATCGCCAATGCCTCTTCCCAGCTCGCGTCCCGCCATTCGCCGCCGACCTTGATCCGCGGCCGGGTCAGCCGGTCGGGCGCGTCCAGACCGGTGTAGCTGAAGCGGTCCCGGTCCGAGATCCAGGTCTCGTTCACCGCGTCGTTCTCGCGTGGCACCACGCGCATCACACGCCCGTTGTAGGTGTGCACGAAGAGATTCGAGCCGACGCCGTCGTGCGCCGCGATGGAGGCCGCCTGCTGGTACTCCCAGGCGCGGGCGCGGTAGCGCGACGGCTTTGCCGTCAGCGCGCCGACCGGGCACAGGTCGATCACGTTGCCGGAGAGTTCATGGCTCACAGTGTGCTCGACATAGGTGCCGATGCGCATCTGCTCGCCGCGTCCGGTGGCGCCCAGTTCGCGCACACCGGCGATTTCCTCGGCGAAGCGCACGCAGCGGGTGCAGTGGATGCACCGCGTCATCTCGGTCTCGATCAGCGGCCCGATGTCCCGGTCGTGCACGACCCGCTTCGCCTCGGTATAGCGGGACACGCTCTCGCCATACCCCATCGCGACATCCTGCAGCTCGCACTCGCCACCCTGATCGCAGATCGGGCAGTCCAGCGGGTGGTTGATCAGCAGGAATTCCATCGTGCCCTTCTGCGCCGCCAGCGCCAGCGGTGAGCGCGTGTAGACCTTCATCCCTTCCATCACCGGGGTCGCGCAGGCCGGGAGCGGCTTCGGCGCCTTTTCCACCTCGACCAGGCACATCCGGCAGTTCGCCGCCACCGACAGCTTCCTGTGGTAGCAGAACCGCGGTATGCGGATGTTCGCGTCGTCGGCGACGTCGATCAGCATCGTGCCCTTCGGCGCCTGCAGCGTCTGTCCGTCGATCTCGAAGGTGACCAGATCCTGACTCATAAGGGTTTCCTGCACCGGGGCAATCAGGCGGCCTGCGCGACCAGGCTCTTGCCGTGCTCAATGTAGTGGGCGAACTCGTGGCGGTAATGCTTGATGAAACTGCGCACCGGCATCGCCGCCGCGTCGCCGAGAGCGCAGATCGTGCGCCCCTCGATCTTGCTCGCGACATCGTCGAGCCGCTCCAGGTCTTCCGGGCGTCCCCGGCCTTCGACGATGCGGGTGAGCATCCGGTACATCCAGCCGGTACCCTCGCGGCAGGGCGTGCACTGGCCGCACGACTCGGAGAAATAAAAGCGCGAGATCCGCTGCAGCACGCGGACCATGTCGGTCGTCTCGTCCATCACGATCACGGCACCGGAACCCAGCATGGAACCGGCCTTCGCGATCGAGTCGTAATCCATGTTCGCCTGCATCATCGCATCACCGGGCACCACCGGCACCGACGAGCCGCCCGGAATCACGGCCTTCAGCCGGCGCCCGTCGAGCACGCCACCGGCGAGTTCCAGCAGTTCGCTGAACGGCGTTCCGAGCGGCACCTCGTAGTTGCCCGGCCGGTTCACATGGCCCGAAACCGAGAACAGCTTCTCGCCACCGGACTTGGGCACGCCCAGCTCGGCGAACCAGTCGCCGCCGTTGCGGATGATCGACGGGATCGAAGCCAGCGACTCGGTGTTGTTGATCGTCGTGGGATGCCCGTACAGCCCGTAGTTGGCCGGAAACGGCGGCTTGAACCGCGGCTGACCCTTCTTGCCTTCCAGCGATTCGAGCAGCGCGGTTTCCTCGCCGCAGATATAGGCACCGGCACCGAGGCTGCCGTAGAGGTCGAAGTCGACGCCGGAGCCGAGAATGTCCCGGCCCAGGAAGCCCTGGTCGTAGGCTTCCTTCAGCGCATCCGCAAAGCGTCGGTAGACCTCGTCCATGAACTCGCCGCGCATGTAGTTGTAGCCCACCGTTGCCCCGATCGCGTAGCCGGCGATCGCCATGCCCTCGATCAATGCATGCGGGTTGAAACGCAGGATGTCGCGGTCCTTGCAGGTACCGGGCTCGGACTCGTCGGAATTGCAGACGATGTACTTCTGCCCCGGCGTGTTGCGCGGCATGAAACTCCACTTCAGGCCGGTCGGGAAGCCGGCGCCGCCGCGGCCGCGCAGGTTCGACTTCTTGACCTCCTCGATCACGTCCTCGGGCGGCATCCGCTCCCCGAAGACCTTCTTCAGCGCCTGGTAGCCGCCGACGCTCAGGTAGGAATCCAGCGACCAGGGCGTGTCGAGTTCGCGGGTCGCGAAACAGATCCGGTTGGCCATGATTCAGGACTCCAGCCGGGCGAGGATCTCGTCCACGCGCTCGGGCGTCAGATTCTCGTAGTACACGTGATCGACCTGCATCATCGGGGCGCCGCAGCAGGCCGCGAGGCACTCCTCCTCGCGCTTCAGGTAGAACTTGCCGTCAGGGGTCGACTCGCCAAGACGGATCCCGAGCTTGCGTTCCAGATGTTCGACGATGGCATCGGAGCCGCGGAGCATGCAGGAGACGTTGCTGCAGACCGCGATGGTATGGCGGCCCACCGGTTCGAGTTCGAACATCGAGTAGAACGACGCGGCCTCGTAGACGTCCATTTCCGGAATGCGCAGGTACTGCGCGACCGCGTCCATCACCTCGGTGCTCAGATAGCCGTGCTCGTGCTGCGCCGCGCGCAACGCGCCGAGCACCGCCGAACGGCGCTGGTCATCCGGATAGCGCGCCAGCCAGTCGTCGATCTCCGCACGCAGGTGCTGGCT is a window from the Thioalkalivibrio paradoxus ARh 1 genome containing:
- the rimP gene encoding ribosome maturation factor RimP, translated to MDKAQELWDTLAPSVQALGFELWGVEYQSGSTPVLLRLYIDHPDGITVDDCGTVSEQVAAVLDVEEPIRGDYTLEVSSPGIERPLFTPGQYRQYLGSDVKVRLAWPEHGRRNYRGRLLSASDSGIEVEVDGVAYALPLGAIARARLLPPIEPSR
- the nuoN gene encoding NADH-quinone oxidoreductase subunit NuoN; the encoded protein is MNFEIPAFLPAVPEMFVVGMACLILVLDAFLPDSRRDITYGLVQATLVGAAVLTFWLAGPETQLTFNGTFVADPMSDVLKLAMYVVTFFVFLYARPYLIERDIYKGEFYVLGLFAVLGMMVMISAHNFLTLYLGLELLALASYALVAFWRDSSRASEAAMKYFVLGALASGLLLYGLSMIYGMTGSLDIAAVAAALHTADAGMNVPLVFGLVFVVVAVAFKLGAVPFHMWVPDVYDGAPTAVTLFIATAPKIAGFALLMRLLVEGLGPLHGDWGDMLIVLAVLSLAVGNVIAIAQTSLKRMFAYSTIAHVGFLFMGILAGTESGYASAMFYIIVYALTAAGGFGMIILLSGRGYEADRLDDFKGLAKRNPWFAFMMLLLLFSMAGVPPTVGFFAKLAVIQAAIGAGYVWLGVYAVIFSIIGAFYYLRVVKLMFFDDPVEERAPVNRGGVFATAISVNGLAVLLLGVFPGLLLGLTHYAVAGSLL
- a CDS encoding NADH-quinone oxidoreductase subunit M; translated protein: MIADWPILSLLIWLPILGGFLTLVAGRDAPAVALRIGFSVALATFAASLLLWFGFERGTAEMQFQEFTSWIPAFNVHYHLGVDGISMPLILLTTLTTVLVVIAAWESVKDRVAYYLAAFLIMQGLMIGMFSALDAVLFYVFFEAMLIPMFLVIGIWGGPRRVYATIKFFLYTFLGSVFMLIALIYMYFQAGGSFAILDFHHLPLPMTAQILIFLAFFAAFAVKIPMFPVHTWLPDAHVEAPTGGSVILAAIMLKIGGYGFLRFSLPITPDASAVLDVLIITLSLIAIVYIGLVALVQSDMKKLIAYSSIAHMGFATLGFFIAFMIFRNTGDWTGASLGIAGGMVQMISHGFISAAMFLAVGVLYDRLHSRNIGDYGGVVNTMPWFASFFVLFAMANTGLPGTSGFVGEFMVILAAFRADFWLAFLAATTLVLAAAYTLWLVKRVVFGEIANDNVAKLKDLTPREFLVMGVLAFFVLLLGIWPAPLLDVMNATIDQLVIHIGQSKLPAL
- the nuoL gene encoding NADH-quinone oxidoreductase subunit L, which encodes MDTVYLIIVLAPLLGAIVAGLFGRQIGRVGAHSVTILGVAISFLLSAVVFYAHVFGGTPVYNETVYTWMVSDGLHFEVGFLVDNLTAMMMLVVTFVSLMVHIYTIGYMADDPGYQRFFAYISLFTFSMLMLVMANNFLQLFFGWEAVGLVSYLLIGFWYKRPTAIYANLKAFIVNRVGDFGFLIGIAALVFYAGSLNYTEVFAEAEGMRDATITLWPGMTFGLLDVALIFLFIGAMGKSAQVPLHVWLPDSMEGPTPISALIHAATMVTAGIFMVARMSPLYEFSVPALSFILVIGAITAFFMGLIGLVQNDIKRVVAYSTLSQLGYMTVALGASAYAAGLFHLMTHAFFKALLFLAAGSVIIAMHHLQDMRAMGGLRRHMPITYVTALIGSLALIGFPFFSGFFSKDAIIEAVGYSQIPGATFAYWLVLLGVFVTALYTFRMFFLVFHGKERYDQAHRYLPDHGDDHDDHHHDHGPLKPKESPWVVTVPLILLAIPSVVAGYFIGPMLFGDFFADSLFVLEEHDVLGIKGESYTGVLAFVLHGLMLPAFWLAMAGLITAWYLYLKRPDLPGVIADRLRLAVRILEEKYYADRFNDRVFAGGARRLGHWLWRYGDALVIDGVLVNGTARSVGWIAARVRAVQTGFLYHYAFVMIIGLLVLIFAFVI
- the nuoK gene encoding NADH-quinone oxidoreductase subunit NuoK, translated to MITLSHYLVLAALLFSISVAGIFLNRKNVIVLLMCIELMLLAVNINFIAFAFFLQDLAGQVFVFFILTVAAAEAAIGLAILVLLFRNRRTINVQDLDAMKG
- a CDS encoding NADH-quinone oxidoreductase subunit J, whose protein sequence is MTFELFLFYVFGAILLGSALALISVRNPVHAALFLVLCFFTAAAIWLLAEAEFLAIVLVLVYVGAVMVLFLFVVMMLDINLARLREGFTEYLPAGLVVAAAMATVLTLVITRFVTMDPPERAGPEYANTLELGRILYTEYVYPFEIAAAILLVAIIAAIALTMRRRPDTKYLDPAEQVRVRRADRVRLVSMRSEPKAAGTKDDGSEQGKNNEGA